Proteins encoded together in one Cicer arietinum cultivar CDC Frontier isolate Library 1 chromosome 4, Cicar.CDCFrontier_v2.0, whole genome shotgun sequence window:
- the LOC101509942 gene encoding uncharacterized protein yields MKASLKFRDEQKKPLLRAKVPLSILGTPFQSGIVAGDSKELTLNLSTFFESGPSLKLSYKPNDSQNPFSLIVKTGTGPYGSPLSSSMLMSCEFNLLNKATSAAGGPHPLFMLHFKPRFGDFSFKKTQSSVFDVKKGFQNGAVLGFGSGSDDDAGVEVVESPVIGAFSCGKVPILGNGSDARGAIGNLFSGMEVAARTTVPIKGRAAVNFRWGVRVPAGIKGESAFQKVPFLVMDKIGVEHLPECGDLKKGKVVAGLGVPASGEVAETCFAVKRQMEVLQMGKGKSFDGRKNEKKLGSDFSGYPGKSIEADAIDESKKSFRGSTTVGV; encoded by the exons ATGAAAGCCTCACTCAAATTCCGTGACGAACAAAAGAAACCACTATTAAGAGCTAAAGTCCCACTAAGCATTTTAGGCACACCATTCCAATCAGGAATCGTAGCTGGTGACTCCAAAGAATTAACACTCAATCTCTCCACTTTCTTCGAATCAGGTCCATCCCTTAAACTCTCTTACAAACCCAACGACTCTCAAAACCCTTTCTCGTTAATCGTTAAAACTGGAACTGGACCCTACGGTTCCCCTCTCTCAAGTTCCATGCTCATGAGTTGCGAATTCAATTTACTTAACAAAGCTACTAGTGCTGCTGGTGGACCCCACCCTCTTTTTATGCTTCACTTTAAGCCGAGGTTCGGTGATTTTAGTTTTAAGAAAACGCAGTCTTCGGTTTTTGATGTTAAGAAGGGTTTTCAAAACGGTGCCGTTTTAGGGTTTGGTTCTGGTAGTGATGATGATGCTGGTGTTGAGGTTGTTGAATCGCCGGTCATCGGGGCGTTTTCGTGCGGTAAGGTTCCGATTTTAGGGAATGGATCGGATGCTAGAGGTGCGATTGGGAATTTGTTTTCTGGTATGGAGGTTGCGGCGAGGACGACGGTGCCGATTAAGGGACGTGCGGCGGTGAATTTTCGGTGGGGAGTTAGGGTTCCGGCGGGGATTAAAGGGGAGAGTGCGTTTCAGAAGGTTCCGTTTCTTGTGATGGATAAGATTGGGGTGGAGCATTTGCCGGAGTGCGGAGATTTGAAGAAAGGGAAGGTTGTGGCTGGATTAGGTGTTCCGGCCAGTGGTGAGGTTGCGGAGACTTGTTTTGCAGTGAAGAGGCAGATGGAGGTTTTGCAGATGG GTAAAGGGAAAAGCTTTGATGGAAGAAAGAATGAGAAGAAATTGGGGTCGGATTTTAGTGGTTATCCTGGAAAATCGATTGAGGCTGATGCGATCGATGAATCAAAGAAGTCGTTTAGGGGATCCACCACAGTTGGAGTTTGA